Proteins from a single region of Candidatus Methylomirabilota bacterium:
- a CDS encoding methyltransferase domain-containing protein: MKKDSPEKAVRRQFGHQAACYAVSRPHATGTSLGVMVNWGKPTSADRVLDIATGTGFTAFAFAEAAGEVVATDITTTMLQEARRLAVERQLRNIRFLQVAAEALPFRDQTFDITTCRIAPHHFASVPAFLREIHRILRPTGRFALTDSSSPEEPEPYMWHQEIERLRDPTHVQNYTPSEWRRFVADTGFTLEELTTSHRTELVFSDWVRTSGSPPDVVAELRRRFTEASPAVREAFRIREVGGDFHFSWMLVILLARPA; this comes from the coding sequence ATGAAGAAAGACAGCCCCGAAAAAGCGGTCCGACGACAGTTCGGCCATCAGGCTGCCTGTTATGCGGTGAGCCGCCCCCATGCGACAGGAACAAGCCTGGGGGTGATGGTAAATTGGGGAAAGCCCACATCCGCTGATCGGGTCCTGGACATTGCTACGGGGACAGGGTTTACCGCCTTTGCATTCGCCGAAGCCGCGGGTGAGGTGGTGGCCACCGATATCACAACAACGATGCTACAAGAGGCCCGGCGCTTGGCAGTCGAGCGGCAACTCCGAAACATTCGCTTCCTTCAAGTAGCTGCCGAGGCGCTGCCCTTCCGAGACCAAACCTTTGACATCACCACCTGTCGCATTGCCCCCCACCATTTCGCCTCGGTCCCTGCCTTCCTTCGAGAAATCCATCGGATCCTCCGTCCCACGGGGCGCTTCGCCCTGACGGACTCCTCCAGTCCGGAAGAACCGGAGCCTTACATGTGGCACCAAGAGATCGAGCGGCTTCGGGACCCCACCCATGTGCAGAATTACACGCCTTCAGAGTGGCGGAGGTTTGTTGCGGACACGGGGTTCACCCTGGAGGAGCTGACGACTTCCCACCGGACTGAATTGGTCTTTTCGGATTGGGTTCGAACTTCGGGTTCCCCTCCCGACGTGGTGGCCGAACTCCGCCGGCGATTCACCGAGGCTTCCCCCGCGGTCCGGGAAGCTTTCCGCATCCGCGAGGTAGGCGGCGACTTTCACTTCTCGTGGATGCTTGTTATTCTTCTCGCCCGTCCCGCCTAG
- a CDS encoding AAA family ATPase codes for MEVLRDLEILILSRCPIIAVETYEEERVEEGLKGVAAKLGIPLFVWTVTGGLERAGEGNPIYDSKHPLKALANVTAIAAEGIYLFKDLHRYWGEAEVVRQLQDLARPFAKDRRALIITAPQITLPPELEKLAAFFRMDLPTEKELKLLAKNVVKNLSREHRIKVEISSDEFDRLVEGMKGLTLFEAERALTKAILRDLALTRRDLEVIIETKRELLEKEGVLEYFPPEGGMAEIGGLGRLKRWLAKRKKAFTPEAKRFGVPPPKGIILLGVQGCGKSMAAKAVAREWRLPLLKMEPGRLYDKYVGESDKNLDKALKMAERMAPCVLMIDEIEKGFASTGSSEADAGLSKRIFGRLLGWLQERKGPVFVVATCNQIAGLPPELMRKGRFDEIFFIDLPHADARKEIFAVHLKKRKRNPAAFDLGALAQASEGFSGAEIEQAVVSALYTAFSRDTDVDTSLLIDELRATIPLSVIREEDITALRAWARGRTVMAS; via the coding sequence ATGGAAGTGTTGAGGGATCTCGAGATCCTCATCCTTTCCCGTTGTCCGATCATCGCCGTTGAGACCTACGAAGAGGAGCGGGTTGAAGAGGGTCTCAAGGGTGTTGCGGCGAAACTCGGTATCCCCCTCTTTGTCTGGACTGTCACCGGAGGGCTCGAGCGTGCCGGAGAAGGCAACCCGATCTATGATAGCAAACATCCCCTCAAGGCTCTGGCTAACGTGACCGCCATCGCGGCTGAAGGGATCTACCTCTTCAAAGACCTGCACCGGTATTGGGGTGAGGCCGAGGTGGTCCGCCAACTTCAGGACCTCGCCAGGCCCTTTGCCAAGGATCGCAGGGCCCTCATCATCACCGCACCACAAATCACCCTCCCCCCCGAGCTGGAAAAGCTCGCGGCTTTCTTCAGGATGGACCTTCCCACTGAGAAGGAGCTGAAGCTCCTCGCGAAGAACGTCGTCAAGAATCTCTCCCGAGAGCACAGGATCAAGGTGGAGATATCGTCCGATGAGTTCGACCGGCTGGTGGAAGGGATGAAGGGGCTCACGCTGTTTGAGGCGGAGCGGGCCCTGACCAAGGCGATTCTCCGCGATCTGGCTCTGACACGCAGAGACCTCGAGGTCATCATCGAGACCAAGAGAGAGCTGCTTGAGAAGGAGGGGGTTCTGGAGTACTTTCCCCCCGAAGGTGGTATGGCCGAGATCGGAGGACTTGGCAGGCTCAAGCGGTGGCTTGCCAAGCGGAAGAAAGCCTTTACTCCGGAGGCCAAGCGATTTGGCGTTCCACCCCCAAAGGGTATTATCCTCTTGGGAGTGCAGGGCTGCGGCAAGAGCATGGCCGCAAAGGCGGTGGCGAGGGAGTGGAGGCTGCCGCTGCTCAAGATGGAGCCGGGACGACTCTACGACAAATACGTTGGCGAGTCAGATAAAAACCTCGACAAGGCCCTGAAGATGGCAGAACGCATGGCTCCCTGTGTGCTGATGATTGATGAGATCGAGAAGGGCTTTGCCTCGACGGGAAGCTCGGAGGCGGATGCCGGGCTCTCCAAGCGGATCTTCGGTCGGCTCTTGGGGTGGCTGCAGGAGCGGAAAGGTCCCGTATTTGTCGTCGCCACCTGTAATCAGATTGCAGGATTGCCGCCGGAACTGATGCGCAAGGGGCGCTTTGATGAAATTTTCTTTATCGACCTGCCTCACGCGGACGCCCGGAAGGAAATCTTTGCTGTTCACTTAAAGAAGCGAAAGCGCAATCCCGCAGCCTTTGACTTGGGCGCGCTCGCTCAGGCATCAGAAGGGTTTAGCGGCGCCGAGATCGAGCAGGCCGTTGTCTCTGCTCTCTACACCGCCTTTTCCCGTGACACCGACGTCGATACCTCCCTCCTCATTGATGAACTTAGGGCCACTATACCCCTCTCCGTGATCCGGGAGGAGGACATCACAGCCCTCCGCGCGTGGGCGCGGGGCCGGACGGTGATGGCAAGCTGA